A DNA window from Deinococcus malanensis contains the following coding sequences:
- a CDS encoding putative bifunctional diguanylate cyclase/phosphodiesterase: MSLFSEFLTPSTHNWCNPNRLLFHKRLNDAIARGEPFALVFIDLDHFKRVNDTYGHPGGDEYLQQVARRAQAVMRKTDTVARISGDEFAVIARGVSTANEAERVAQNITGMFRAPFQVAGQPLFATASVGVSLHPAHGTSAEEVLSSADQAMYHAKAEGRNGYRVFNETLRSDLPDRHLLQAALEYAITNNQLTLEYQPIYDLTTGQLMSMEALARWTHSEYGQVSPRVFIPIAEETNLIVYLGDWVLREACRQNRAWQDAGFPPVVVAVNVSAVQFGQPDFIERVRSALDSADLAASLLELELTESMVVHESAMGRLEELRALGVRVFLDDFGTGYSSLAQLQRLPIHGFKIDQKFVGELTGRSAGPGSLRIIKIIMMLAEALDLHVVAEGIETPAQLEALRDTGVVSAQGFLLSRPLAAEAATTLLAERAIQAAADD; this comes from the coding sequence CTCCGTCTACGCACAACTGGTGCAACCCCAACCGCCTCCTGTTCCACAAGCGCCTGAACGACGCAATCGCCAGAGGTGAGCCCTTCGCTCTGGTGTTCATCGACCTTGACCACTTCAAACGCGTGAATGACACCTACGGCCACCCGGGCGGTGACGAGTACCTGCAGCAGGTCGCGCGACGGGCGCAGGCAGTCATGCGCAAAACTGACACGGTCGCGCGCATCAGCGGTGACGAATTCGCCGTGATCGCCAGGGGCGTCAGCACTGCAAATGAGGCTGAACGCGTCGCGCAGAACATCACCGGCATGTTCCGCGCGCCATTTCAGGTCGCTGGTCAGCCGCTGTTCGCCACCGCGAGTGTCGGCGTGAGCTTGCATCCTGCGCATGGCACGTCTGCTGAGGAGGTCCTGTCCAGCGCCGACCAGGCCATGTACCACGCGAAAGCGGAAGGGCGGAACGGGTACCGCGTGTTCAACGAAACACTCCGCAGCGACCTGCCGGACCGGCACCTGCTGCAGGCCGCCCTGGAATACGCCATCACGAACAACCAGCTCACACTCGAGTACCAGCCGATCTACGACCTCACCACGGGACAACTGATGAGTATGGAGGCCCTCGCCCGCTGGACGCACTCGGAGTATGGCCAGGTCAGCCCTCGCGTGTTTATTCCTATCGCGGAGGAAACGAACCTTATTGTTTATCTCGGTGATTGGGTGCTGCGCGAAGCATGCCGTCAGAACCGCGCCTGGCAGGATGCAGGTTTTCCGCCCGTTGTGGTGGCGGTGAATGTCTCAGCAGTGCAGTTCGGTCAGCCGGATTTCATTGAGCGTGTCCGTTCGGCGCTGGACAGTGCGGATCTTGCCGCCAGCCTGCTGGAGTTGGAGCTTACGGAGAGCATGGTCGTTCACGAGAGCGCCATGGGACGCCTGGAGGAATTGCGTGCCTTGGGCGTGCGTGTATTCCTGGACGACTTTGGTACCGGGTATTCATCGCTGGCGCAATTGCAGCGCCTGCCGATTCATGGCTTCAAGATTGATCAGAAGTTCGTCGGGGAACTGACCGGACGGAGCGCTGGGCCTGGCAGTCTGCGCATTATCAAGATCATCATGATGCTTGCTGAGGCGCTGGACCTGCATGTCGTGGCCGAGGGTATCGAAACGCCCGCGCAACTGGAAGCTCTGCGTGACACGGGCGTGGTGAGCGCGCAGGGCTTCCTGCTAAGCCGGCCTCTTGCGGCAGAAGCCGCCACCACCTTGCTCGCTGAGCGCGCCATCCAAGCCGCAGCGGACGACTGA